In Pseudomonadota bacterium, the genomic stretch CAAAGCCTATAAAAAAATAGGAGGAAAAAATGTTCAAAAAAACAGCTTTATACAGTTTTATTCTTATTGTCTTAGCTTTAACCGTTCCTTTTGTGTTATCAGCGAGGGATGTAAATCCCATCGTCTCCACCGACTGGCTTGAAAAGAATCTGGCCAACCCCAAGGTGATAACCGTTGATATAAGGAAGGTAGAGGACTACAAGGCAGGGCATATTCCCAATGCAATTAACGTCATCTACGGCTCATGGGCTATTATGAAAGGGGGCCTTAGAAACGAACTTCCTCCCGCAGATGACCTCCTCGATGTAATAAGCTCTGCCGGAATCGGAGCAGATTCTATCGTTGTCATCGTCGGTAAGGCAGATGCCGTCCCTGACCGCACAGACATTTCACGGGTTGCCTGGACTTTGAAATATGCCGGCATTGAGAACGCTGCAATCCTCGATGGCGGATACAACAAATGGCTGGCCGACAAAAAGGCCGTTTCCACCGATGCAGTAAAACCGAAAGCAAAGGCATACCAGGGCAAGATTAACGAGGGCCTCTTCGTCAAAAAGGATTATGTCATGAACAGCATCGGCAAAGCCATTATTGTGGACGTAAGAGAACCCGATTTCTTCCAGGGTAATAAGAAACTGGATTTTGTCGCAAAGCCGGGAAAGATAAAGGGGGCAGTCAATCTTCCAACATCGCAGGCATACACAAAAGACGGTACATTTAAGAGCAAAGAGGAGCTTGCCGGTCTTGCTGCCAATGCCGTTGGCAAAGACACCTCTAAGGA encodes the following:
- a CDS encoding sulfurtransferase; amino-acid sequence: MFKKTALYSFILIVLALTVPFVLSARDVNPIVSTDWLEKNLANPKVITVDIRKVEDYKAGHIPNAINVIYGSWAIMKGGLRNELPPADDLLDVISSAGIGADSIVVIVGKADAVPDRTDISRVAWTLKYAGIENAAILDGGYNKWLADKKAVSTDAVKPKAKAYQGKINEGLFVKKDYVMNSIGKAIIVDVREPDFFQGNKKLDFVAKPGKIKGAVNLPTSQAYTKDGTFKSKEELAGLAANAVGKDTSKEIIVYCDTGKVCTAWAFIMTELLGYKNVKDYDGSTEEWMKDPKAPTEP